A region of Vanessa cardui chromosome 1, ilVanCard2.1, whole genome shotgun sequence DNA encodes the following proteins:
- the LOC124530877 gene encoding eukaryotic translation initiation factor 3 subunit E, whose amino-acid sequence MITVTMSYSKFDLTFKIGQYLDRHLVFPLLEFLAAKETYDQSELLQAKLEILSKTNMIDYVIDIRSMLYPDEDTPEEIKSRRAVVLSQLQELQDAVEPVLKLMQRDDVMKTVETMRDPKTLINYLTTNKEFEFKIEMIDSMYRLAKYRYECGNYVESASYLYFCQLVMAPTDKNYLSVLWGKLASEILVQNWDAALDDLTKLREFIDNGAAGATANNMQALQQRTWLVHWSLFVFFNHVKGRDLIIEMFLYKPLYLNAIQTMCPHILRYLATAVIINRSRRNALKDLVKVIQQEAYTYRDPITEFIEHLYVNFDFEAARRKLNQCQAVLLTDFFLIACLDEFVENARLMIFETFCRIHQVISIGMLAENLNMQPDEAECWIVNLIRNARLDAKIDSKLGHVVMGAQPLSPYQQLVERIDSLAVRSEALTSLVERKQKTRNQDIRWGAQEF is encoded by the exons ATGATTACTGTAACCATGAGTTATTCGAAGTTTGATTTGACTTTTAAAATAGGACAATATTTGGATAGGCATCTTGTGTTTCCATTGTTAGAATTTTTAGCAGCAAAAGAG ACGTATGACCAGTCCGAACTCTTGCAAGCTAAATTGGAGATATTAAGTAAGACAAACATGATTGATTATGTTATTGATATAAGAAGCATGCTCTACCCAGATGAAGACACACCTGAG GAAATTAAAAGCAGGAGAGCAGTGGTACTGTCACAACTACAAGAACTCCAGGATGCCGTTGAACCAGTCCTTAAACTGATGCAACGTGATGATGTTATGAAAACAGTTGAAACTATGAGAGATCCTAAAACTCTCATAAACTATCTAACAACCAATAAAGAATTTGAG TTCAAAATTGAAATGATCGACAGTATGTATCGTTTGGCAAAATACCGCTACGAGTGTGGTAATTATGTTGAATCTGCTTCATATCTTTACTTCTGTCAACTAGTGATGGCCCCGACAGATAAG aaTTACCTGTCCGTTCTTTGGGGTAAACTAGCAAGTGAAATCCTTGTTCAAAATTGGGATGCTGCTCTCGATGATTTGACAAAGTTGCGTGAATTCATCGACAACGGTGCCGCGGGTGCTACTGCGAACAACATGCAGGCATTGCAACAGCGCACATGGCTCGTCCACTGGTCTCTCTTCGTGTTCTTCAACCACGTCAAGGGCCGTGACTTAATTATTGAGATGTTCTTGTACAAACCATTGTATTTGAACGCAATTCAAACCATGTGTCCCCATATCCTCCGCTACTTAGCTACCGCTGTCATCATTAACCGCTCACGTAGAAATGCGCTCAAAGACCTCGTCAAAGTTATTCAACAGGAAGCCTACACATACAg agACCCAATAACTGAATTTATTGAACACTTATACGTTAACTTCGACTTTGAAGCGGCCCGAAGGAAGTTGAACCAGTGCCAAGCGGTTCTGTTAACAGACTTCTTCTTAATTGCCTGCTTGGACGAGTTTGTCGAAAATGCCCGTCTAATGATATTCGAAACCTTCTGTCGTATTCACCAAGTCATAAGTATTGG AATGTTGGCAGAAAATCTTAACATGCAACCCGACGAAGCTGAATGTTGGATCGTCAACCTCATTCGTAACGCTCGTTTGGACGCTAAAATAGATTCTAAACTGGGTCACGTCGTAATGGGAGCTCAACCCCTGTCGCCGTACCAGCAATTGGTTGAAAGAATAGACTCCTTAGCGGTGCGATCGGAAGCTCTGACGTCTCTGGTTGAACGGAAACAAAAAACTCGTAATCAAGAT ATACGTTGGGGCGCACAAGAATTCTAA
- the LOC124530887 gene encoding zinc finger protein 676-like: MSGKLIVHRFETEDKFQTLQILIEENDKTTIETWREGQDYPKKKEKDKPRLTVKVVSEDNSSNIDLDSCAEKVEETGKFLNNLQVQLKIQHLSGETNNDSKSETKSTIFNRNTEVLTKHYRTPDTEENAHKVPAETYSFSNKDIGSLMSPLEYSLEKVKENNARIMENIHMLNRTLNYTKKKEILGIINPKPLRSYPCEECGKCFVYETGLWRHYSVRHGSLDKHQRWQFVWTCTECFQVWPRQDLAQKHANLCCKSDNTDCVREIKTSSLLQCEFCEKVYTSIPRLLRHLKMHTVTKNYECNACNIAFSCYKTAEQHWVICLWLKMYYQFSLPKLLLCNACDRKFRNYDQLYNHRYKVGHFIPKSSDNGENNCVFIPSLVFQCEICGQWFNSISQIQDHRNQYHPHFNSGILYNTEIPVTSEA, encoded by the exons ATGTCAGGTAAATTAATCGTTCATAGATTTGAAACAGAGGATAAGTTTCAAACATTGCAAATATTAATTGAAGAAAATGATAAAACTACGATTGAGACATGGCGTGAAGGCCAAGATTATcctaaaaagaaagaaaaagataaGCCACGATTAACTGTGAAAGTTGTTTCCGAGGATAATTCAAGTAACATAGATCTCGATTCATGCGCAGAGAAAGTGGAGGAAACCGGAAAATTCCTAAATAATTTACAAGTGCAGCTTAAAATCCAACATTTATCTGGGGAAACGAATAATGATTCAAAGTCTGAAACAAAGAGCACGATTTTCAATCGAAATACTGAAGTATTAACTAAACATTATAGGACACCCGATACGGAAGAAAACGCGCATAAAGTTCCAGCAGAAACATATAGTTTCAGTAACAAAGATATTGGTAGCTTAATGAGTCCGCTTGAATATAGTCTCGAAAAAGTCAAAGAAAACAATGCTCGGATAATGGAAAACATTCACATGCTGAATAGAACCTTAAATTACACTAAAAAGAAAGAGATATTGGGAATAATCAATCCAAAACCATTACGCTCATATCCCTGTGAGGAATGTGGCAAATGTTTCGTGTACGAAACTGGCCTTTGGAGACATTACTCAGTTAGACATGGGAGTTTAGACAAACATCAACGTTGGCAGTTTGTTTGGACTTGTACCGAGTGTTTTCAGGTTTGGCCACGACAAGACTTGGCCCAAAAGCACGCCAATCTGTGCTGTAAATCAGATAACACGGACTGTGTTCGAGAGATAAAGACATCTTCACTATTACAGTGCGAATTTTGTGAAAAGGTATATACAAGTATACCTAGATTACTGAGACATCTTAAAATGCACACAGTTACAAAAAATTACGAATGTAACGCTTGTAATATTGCATTTTCGTGTTACAAAACGGCAGAACAACACTGGGTTATATGTCTGTGGTTGAAAATGTATTATCAATTTTCTTTGCCAAAACTACTTCTATGTAATGCTTGTGATCGAAAATTTAGAAATTACGATCAGTTATACAATCATCG gtACAAAGTAGGTCACTTTATACCAAAATCATCTGATAATGGTGAAAATAATTGTGTGTTTATACCCTCTCTTGTATTTCAATGTGAAATTTGTGGACAATGGTTTAATTCAATATCACAAATTCAAGATCACAGAAACCAGTATCATCCCCATTTCAACAGTGGAATTCTATACAATAct GAGATTCCAGTAACATCAGAGGCTTGA